The genomic window TCATAGCAGATGGATTGCTGCATGATTCCTGCTGAATCCAGCTTTACAGGCAACATAAGCCGCTGAAGGGCTTCAACCCTGGTTACGTTGGGGAAAATAGGCTCGACAACATCAAGGTGATGCAGTGACACCAATGGTGTTACGGGATGTGCAGCAAGGAGTCCAAACAAGTTCCCATACACGTCATACTGATACAAATCAATTAACAAGGAACACTTGGATTCAGATATCGAGTCACTGCATTAATAATAGTGgcaaaagttgttctaatggctAATGAGTCATCCAGCTTCAGCATTAACAATGAACATCTACGTGAAAACCAAAACTTACTAGGACTGGCACTTTCCTTGTGACATAGACATCCAAACTACAAAAAATTGACTTACATGCTCCACCTATAAATCAGGTAGGTATGCAGGCCTTGCACATAATACTCCATCAAGAAATTCATTTCACCATACCAACTTAAACAAATTACCTTATGGGGATACACCGTTTCGTAACTTGTAATTTAGCTGGAAGACGTCATTGATTCAATGCCGTGATAAGCTAAACATTTTACTTCTTGTTAACAATGTCTTTAGGATCAACTAGTCAATAATTCCATCTTTCAGTCTAATAGCCATGTATCGTAAAGCTTGAGCAAAAGACAACATAAACCTAACAAACTGAGGTCGAAACCTTACCAACACACGGGTCCTAACCCCATCGCCTATGTCTAGGTCCGACAACCAAATGCATTGAGCTAATCACCCACCCAAGGTTCATACACCTAAACTACTGTCGACAAACAATGATTAAACCACGGTTGCAGTAATGGCCCTTTCGATTTCATCCGATTCCAAGTAATGTAATccaaaatttttggatttttagtTGAAATATCTATTTATAACTCCCTCAGTTTTAATTTGCTATTAAgagtattttaatgattttttttcatttttatgttcCTGGCAGTATTATAATCTCTACCCAAATGAACCACCAAACCTATTTCATGCACCTGAATTAAATTTTCTTGAAATAGAAATGTGAAATGCAACTTCAACACCCCTACAAATGCTTCATTAACTCACACAGTATTAAATTCAGTTAGGATTAACTTACCCGATTTCATTACTATTAGAGATACTTATACTAGCATTGAAGTTACTAAAAGTAATAGAAACAATGCATGCACTTTACCAACTCAACAAACTGAGTCACCGACCTGGTGGAAGCCGAGTTCCTTAGTGAGCGGGACACCGAGTTCAGCCATACAAGCCTGCATTCGGTCATCTGAGCCGTACAATCCTGGGTACCTCTGAATACACCGGTCCTGCATCTTCGCCAAAGCCTTAGCCAATGGGTAGCTAATGGCAAACCCTCCGCCGCCGTATGCCATGCCGTAGGAGAAAAAAATGTTCTGGATATGAGATTCCGACAAGCTCCCGATGTAATAATACTGTGTATGGTCGTATTTCCTCAAAATCCTAACCAGATTGTCCGTGATAAACACGGTGTCATCGTCACCCATCACGAACCACCGGACATTATCCATCTTAAGCCTCAACGTCTCCGTCACGATCCGCGATATTCGAATCGCCGACCGGTGACCTTGCCGGTTCGTGTAGGCGAAGTTGGAAGTGTCGCTGGAGACACGAACCGGCGGAAGGGTTTGCTTGTCCCCCGGAGAGTACTTCACGCGATCGTCGAGCCAAACCACGCCCCGCATTTTGTTCGGCTTGTACCAAATCTTGATGTACTCTTTCCTCTGCtgccatagcttggaagaagcCGCGATCCCGAAAACGATGTCGTGGATCTCCGTCGGCTTCGGTTTATTCGGCATTTGCACCGCTACCACCGGTTTTTCTCGGACATCTCGATGGCGAAGAAGGGGCGACGTTGGCTCAGCCGTCTGATTGAGAATCGACGGCGGAGATGTAATGCCTGTTCTGGTGGATAAAGTAAACGGGAAATCATCGGAAGTGTGATGAACTGAGGCCGTTAGCAGCTTGAGAGTGTAGACAACATAGGTAACTGAAACGAAGAGGATTAACCAGACCATGAGCTTGGGAATGGGTCGGGTCGAATGTCCAAGAACAAGCGGATTTCCCGATGGGCTCCTCATCTGAATCTGATCCCATACCATTTCTGAATCTTTCTTGGcgtctttcattttcttttcaaaattctgttaaaaaaattaaagattttctCTTTACTTTTGCATGTAATGTTGGATTCTCTAGGAGAATCtaaaaatggaggaaaaaggaCTTTAAGATCAGATGGCACCCAGAAAACAAAATCAGATGAAAATGGGAGAAAAGTGGTGATGGAAGGACGAAGGTTGTAGTTGCAGATGAGTAAAGGTGAGAGCTTGCATTGTTGCCAGGTTGCAAACCACCGCTAGAAGGGATCCTTCAAAGTCCAAAGTAATTAAATACCAAGTAAttctttttacttattattttattaatttggggTGTAATGCACTGAGATTTCTAGAACCCGGTGAGCGACTTGGATTTGGTACTAGATTTTGGAGGTGACGACTGACCCTACCTTTTTTATACTTAAAAGGCGGGAAATATACGTATTTGGCCGACAATTGGGTTTAAATGAATTACAAGGAAAATTTTATAACTAACTCCATACATTTGAAAATTACATCATCCTGATTTAGataagcaaaaaagaaaaatatattttttattttttaaacatgtagtaatatgatttatattctttaatatgtttttttaagttttaaaaaataactctGCTATTACAATTACTAGAAAGATGTGGATTTAAATACACGCTTAAATacatttttctttctatttaaagATTGAGAAGAGATTATAATTAGAAATAGGCACggcatttagaaaaaaaaaagaaacaatagaaggattaaatgtaaaaataatgcATAATATAAGGATCTTCTGCAGAATTTGACCAAGAGTCATGCGTTGAGTAATTACACCTCCATCCAAGGCATAAAAGATAGAGGTGCAACAACAGAAGAAAAGATTTGAAGTTAGACAGCGACAGAAGATGAAAGCTTTTGCCTTTTTGATTGGGAGATAGATGTTGAAAGTTACTGATGTAATATGCTTTATTTGAAAGTTAATTTACAAAAACATGTTTCTCTCCGCTTAACCCAACCATTACGCGCGTTTATTATGTTGAAAGTTACTTATATTCTATCATTAAAACAAAAAggaatttattaatttactagaTTTAGTAACAAGTGAACTTTTTCtcacaaatatatttataaaaaatttgaacatTCTCTTTCTAAAATAATAAGTGTATAGTTCatgttttttcaaatttcataaaagTTAATCTATATTTGTGTTGTtgttaaagagaaaattataatatatattataagcaGGGtagatttttgttttcacccacATTTTGGGTGATACAATTTCCAGtgttcatataattttttaattaagtttcgcCTAGTCAATTAACcaaatattaatttagtttaattttttttttaaaaataagattgTAAATGTTatctaacataaaattttaaaatatattttaaaaatgttcaagacttaaaattatttaaattttaaaactattttttcatatatatgaaataaagaaATTATTTAGCAAAATAGATGAGGTTGAAAATTAATTAACGAAATAGTTGAAGTCCGCCCTAAAGCAGCGGATTCGGCACATCCTGGTTCAAATGGAAAATGGAAAAACATCATAAATAGTCCCCATGTTTTATCAAATATTCGCATTAGTTACTTTCAATTGGTTTCATGTCTAGAAATTGGTTGGAGCTAAAAATAAATaagtcatttattttattaatttattctatttttaaaagaatttattttaaattttgataaaatgatGAGGGGGACCATTTGTGATattactccattttagtccaAAGCATAGAAGCAGGTTGTTCTTACGTCAACtaaaagaaagggaaaatgtGACAAATGGTctctcataatttcatcaaaatttcaagataaattcttaaaatattaatattgtgttGAAACtggaaaaaatatattgaaagtaAGGAAAGTTAGTTACAATGAAAGTTTGGTAAAATATAGGgactatttttcataaatttccatattgAATTTGAACGACGGCAACTTTGAAAGTGGGTTTGCCTTAGGTCGTTAATTCATTTTCAACCTCTTCccgactttgttttttttttccctcaATTCTAATTCATGTATAACTCCTTactctttattttccatttttagtttcttaatatttgatatattgtcCATGCATAtgtctcaaatttaaaattttgagttttaa from Gossypium hirsutum isolate 1008001.06 chromosome D12, Gossypium_hirsutum_v2.1, whole genome shotgun sequence includes these protein-coding regions:
- the LOC107947051 gene encoding uncharacterized protein translates to MKDAKKDSEMVWDQIQMRSPSGNPLVLGHSTRPIPKLMVWLILFVSVTYVVYTLKLLTASVHHTSDDFPFTLSTRTGITSPPSILNQTAEPTSPLLRHRDVREKPVVAVQMPNKPKPTEIHDIVFGIAASSKLWQQRKEYIKIWYKPNKMRGVVWLDDRVKYSPGDKQTLPPVRVSSDTSNFAYTNRQGHRSAIRISRIVTETLRLKMDNVRWFVMGDDDTVFITDNLVRILRKYDHTQYYYIGSLSESHIQNIFFSYGMAYGGGGFAISYPLAKALAKMQDRCIQRYPGLYGSDDRMQACMAELGVPLTKELGFHQYDVYGNLFGLLAAHPVTPLVSLHHLDVVEPIFPNVTRVEALQRLMLPVKLDSAGIMQQSICYDKSKSWTISVSWGFAVQIFRGIFSPREIEMPSRTFLNWYRRADYTAYAFNTRPVSRNPCQKPFVFYMSKVGMDSELNQTVSEYERHHVPHPPCRWKMANPGALEMVIVNKKPDPHLWDRSPRRNCCKVMESKEPGTMVVNVGVCKDGEVSEV